A single window of Neospora caninum Liverpool complete genome, chromosome XII DNA harbors:
- a CDS encoding putative translation initiation factor SUI1 → MSVEVHNFGISDPFANDTSQFSVGGSTTHLIHIRNQQRNGRKSVTTVQGLDKALDLKKMVRALKKELNCNGTVIEDAEHGSVIQLQGDQRHAVKEFLEREDICSGEQIRIHGA, encoded by the exons ATGTCCGTCGAAGTCCATAATTTCGGTATTTCCGACCCATTTGCCAATGACACTTCTCAGTTTAGTGTTGGCGGCTCCACTACACACTTAATTC ATATCCGGAATCAGCAGAGAAATGGTCGGAAGAGCGTTACTACGGTTCAGGGCCTGGATAAGGCACTCGATCTGAAAAAGATGGTTCGTGCATTGAAAAAGGAACTCAATTGCAACGGGACGGTCATTGAAGACGCGGAGCACGGCAGCGTGATCCAGCTTCAGGGAGATCAGCGCCATGCTGTGAAGGAATTCCTCGAGCGCGAAGACATCTGTTCGGGGGAGCAGATCAGGATTCATGGGGCCTGA
- a CDS encoding Zinc finger DHHC domain containing 12, related, translating to MPPSAPSPSSAPPPPVSPSPSPPVSPPPRASPSPPSPSPAARLYELAAERHPPRCTAIDRSDSRPPDQEIRRHGMSRPLQAFQILSWVCFGADILIFYLVLIPSVSLAVQLAGGIVFGLCALVVFACGWIASTTDPIDPIAFESGPYSPAPAPEVHPDMRECDVCGYVNERSKHCRVCNKCVDGFDHHCMWINNCVGDKNYRPFFVLLVATALMTAFVLVLATWCVVEEAVWTRPGERWRDAYGWYHRGAFFGLLAIPIVLNLPLIALVGQLLALHIYLVLHHLTTFEYITLRVHEEQEEQDPQSPGGEKQKKHRMWAEWIVIDRKRLRRAKKRGLMRDLSEVSQCTPIAPVERVASRELRDVARESRSRALSSETPKVSASVSEGQALQPVAPSPALHDSGGPASSPAAVPAAGRMEGVHV from the exons ATGCCGCCTTctgctccctctccctcttctgccccccctcctcctgtctctccttctccttctcctcctgtctctcctccccctcgggcatctccgtctcctccgtctccgtctccagcgGCTCGTCTGTACGAGCTGGCGGCGGAGCGTCATCCGCCGCGTTGCACGGCGATTGACAGGAGCGATTCGCGTCCTCCGGACCAGGAAATTCGGCGGCACGGGATGTCTCGGCCTCTGCAGGCGTTTCAGATTCTCTCTTGGGTCTGTTTCGGCGCCGACATCCTCATATTTTACTTGGTGTTGATCCCgagcgtgtctctcgccgtccagcTCGCCGGCGGCATCGTGTTTGGGCTCTgcgccctcgtcgtctttGCCTGCGGGTGGATTGCATCGACAACCGACCCCATCGATCCGATTGCCTTCGAGAGCGGACCGTACTCGCCGGCTCCCGCGCCGGAAGTGCACCCTGACATGCGCGAGTGCGACGTGTGCGGGTACGTGAACGAACGGAGCAAGCACTGCCGCGTGTGCAACAAGTGCGTCGACGGCTTCGACCACCACTGCATGTGGATCAACAACTGCGTGGGAGACAAGAACTACAGGCCGTTCTTCGTGCTCCTTGTCGCGACGGCGCTGATGACCGCCTTCGTGCTCGTCCTCGCCACCTGGTGCGTGGTGGAGGAGGCAGTCTGGACCCGCCCGGGGGAACGGTGGCGCGACGCGTACGGCTGGTACCACCGTGGTGCGTTCTTCGGCCTCCTCGCGATCCCGATCGTCCTCAACCTGCCGCTGATCGCCCTCGTGGGTCAGTTGTTGGCCCTGCACATCTACCTCGTTCTCCACCACCTCACGACCTTTGAGTACATCACGCTCCGCGTCCacgaagaacaagaagaacaGGATCCACAGTCGccgggcggcgagaagcagaagaaacaccGCATGTGGGCGGAGTGGATCGTCATTGACCGCAAACGCCTCaggcgcgcgaagaagcgcggcCTCATGCGAGACCTCAGCGAAGTCAGCCAGTGCACGCCGATCGCCCCAGtcgagcgcgtcgcctcccgagAGCTCCGCGACGTCGCGCGAGAAAGCCGCAGTCGTGCCTTGTCTTCGGAAACCCCCAAG GTCTCCGCCAGTGTCTCGGAGGGCCAGGCGCTCCAGCCCGTTGCGccctcgcctgcgctccACGACTCGGGCGGTCCGGCGAGCTCTCCAGCGGCGGTGCCGGCTGCGGGACGTATGGAAGGGGTTCATGTTTGA
- a CDS encoding putative NAD-specific glutamate dehydrogenase gives MATESSRVNGEGALAPPSIYHPSSTPAMILPKRHASFSCYDGTSASGTGASTTSGGSAVGDMGNALSSRSLLGGRPVGKLGDSTLFGTMDPTSTSEFRPMSQKYAAQYEEVKQILAQRGDLSKRVISANADAYYNHLGLNEYYFQTATAQTVASNLACVIAAKILNEFSHSDYFPQIQQERDGEVFLLARASLRNRKASQNYQVEREIERKFLGLSGKTTPYRMQCYRSSGSFFDDPADENERLRTYFLQQPEYCAETAKEGANPCETDLSKLLDVYFYANKRNTATAEIYRRLNEEVVRDSSGQNLFINVVPRGTGYRMDLAFRRGLHTKEFFSRLGDSVTMWGFYSQRKYVEPLANGVSIITTFIEELPEDQLTDFPEMSISRRVERLVKAIRMQYIMQPSKFTELAQERRLSVHEAAYAWAVSKFIVHFSGTVGPAFGAIEKMVKNFGTATHLSHQELYELRTRLKLPPFSEDTVLKVVDSHPDMIKRLYEEFQEMHHPRAYAERGHVLKEWEEETPLKRDILCLDSPDAPPILLKFRLFNKHIVRTNFWKDVKQALSFRMDTSFLPEADYPERPYAILFTVGMNFTGFHARFADVARGGVRVVQSFTTQSYQRNRDTAFDEVYKLASTQNLKNKDIPEGGSKGVILLSKTDSRDEADALTKSAFKAYIDSMLDVLLADPRVVDRLGKEEVYFLGPDEHTGTGGLMDWAAMRAKERNAWFWKAFTTGKLPAMGGIPHDTYGMTTASIETYIQGILEKKNLKEEEVTRQLIGGPDGDLGSNALLKSNTKTTSIVDGSGVLHDPEGLDINELRRLAKRRFEGLKTSAMLYDEKLLSPMGFKVSQDARDVVLPDGTAVASGFEFRGRFHLDPRGSADLFNPCGGRPASVTPFNVDKMCDEKGKPRFKFIVEGANVFITDEARRMLEERGVILFKDASTNKGGVTSSSHEVLAALAMTDEEFAKHMQVTDANNPPAFYQLYVKQVMDRIRENARLEFNALWEESLRTGKPRCDLTDVLSAKILRLNQDIHKSDSLWQDDDLVSRVLLKALPDVLVPGLMSIETLRQRVPESYLQAIFQCFLASRFYYSQQFTDDLSTFAFFDYVRHLKNQPLPESVTAKRQDN, from the exons ATGGCGACTGAGAGCTCTCGCGtgaacggcgaaggcgctctTGCGCCGCCGTCGATCTACCATCCTTCGTCGACTCCGGCGATGATCCTCCCGAAAAGGCACGCGTCGTTCAGCTGCTACGACGGAACTTCCGCCTCGGGCACCGGGGCGTCGACGACTTCGGGCGGCTCGGCGGTCGGAGACATGGGCAATGCTTTATCTTCCCGCAGTCTCCTCGGCGGACGGCCTGTCGGGAAACTCGGCGACTCGACGCTCTTTGGCACGATGGACCCGACCTCGACTTCGGAATTCCGGCCGATGTCCCAAAAGTACGCCGCGCAGTACGAAGAAGTGAAACAGATCctcgcgcagagaggcgacctGTCGAAACGCGTCATCAGCGCAAACGCCGACGCGTACTACAATCACCTCGGCCTTAACGAGTACTACTTCCAGACCGCCACTGCGCAAACCGTCGCCAGCAACTTGGCCTGCGTCATTGCAGCCAAAATCCTCAACGAATTCTCCCACTCGGACTACTTCCCGCAGATCCAGCAGgaacgcgacggcgaagtcttcctcctcgccagAGCTTCACTCCGAAACCGGAAAGCTTCGCAG AACTACCAGGTTGAGCGCGAGATCGAGAGGAAATTTTTGGGTCTGTCGGGAAAGACAACCCCGTACCGCATGCAGTGCTACAGGTCGTCGGGATCCTTCTTCGATGACCCggcagacgaaaacgagcGGCTCCGAACCTACTTCCTGCAGCAACCGGAGTActgcgcggagacagcgaaagaaggG GCAAATCCGTGCGAGACGGACCTTTCGAAGCTGCTGGATGTTTACTTCTATGCgaacaagagaaacacaGCCACAGCTGAGATCTACCGAAGACTTAATGAGGAG GTGGTGCGAGATTCCAGTGGACAGAACCTCTTCATCAATGTG GTGCCTCGAGGAACTGGCTACCGTATGG ATCTCGCCTTCCGACGTGGACTCCACACGAAGGAATTCTTTTCGCGACTAGGC GATAGCGTCACCATGTGGGGTTTCTACTCCCAGAGGAAATACGTGGAGCCTCTGGCCAACGGAGTGTCGATCATCACGACATTCATCGAGGAGCTGCCGGAGGACCAGCTGACGGACTTCCCTGAAATGAGCATAAGCCGCAG AGTCGAGCGTCTGGTTAAGGCGATCCGCATGCAGTACATCATGCAGCCCTCCAAGTTCACCGAACTCGCGCAG GAACGCCGCCTGAGCGTCCACGAGGCAGCCTACGCGTGGGCGGTGAGCAAATTCATCGTCCACTTCTCGGGCACTGTCGGACCGGCCTTTGGTGCGATCGAGAAGATGGTCAAAAACTTTGGCA CGGCGACGCACCTTTCTCACCAGGAGCTGTACGAGTTGCGCACGCGTCTGAAGCTGCCGCCGTTCTCCGAGGATACGGTTCTGAAGGTAGTCGACTCTCATCCGGACATGATCAAGCGCCTCTACGAGGAGTTCCAG GAGATGCATCATCCGCGAGCGTATGCGGAGCGTGGCCATGTGCTGAAGgagtgggaagaagagacgccgttGAAACGCGACATTCTCTGCCTGGACAGCCCGGACGCCCCTCCGATTCTCCTCAAGTTCCGGCTCTTCAACAAGCACATTGTGCGCACAAACTTTTGGAAAGACGTCAAGCAAGCTTTGTCGTTCCGCATGGACACCTCCTTCTTGCCTGAAGCAGACTACCCTGAACGCCCCTACGCCATTCTCTTCACCGTCGGCATGAACTTCACGGGCTTCCACGCACGGTTTGCAGAT GTGGCCCGTGGGGGCGTTCGCGTGGTCCAGTCCTTCACCACGCAGAGCTACCAGCGGAACCGCGACACGGCTTTCGACGAAGTGTACAAGCTGGCAAGCACTCAGAACTTGAAGAACAAGGACATTCCCGAAGGAGGCAGCAAAGGCGTCATTCTGCTGAGCAAAACGGATTCGcgcgacgaagcagacgcgcTCACCAAGTCGGCCTTCAAAGCGTACATCGACAG CATGCTGGATGTTCTCCTCGCGGATCCGCGGGTTGTGGACCGTCTGGGGAAGGAGGAAGTGTATTTCCTCGGACCCGACGAGCACACCGGGACGGGTGGGCTGATGGACTGGGCTGCGATGcgcgcgaaggaaaggaacgcgTGGTTTTGGAAGGCGTTCACCACGGGCAAGCTGCCGGCGATGGGCGGCATTCCGCACGACACGTACGGCATGACGACGGCGAGTATCGAGACGTACATCCAGGGCattctggagaagaagaatctgaaggaagaggaggtgACCAGGCAGCTCATTGGCGGTCCCGACGGCGACCTCGGCAGCAACGCCCTGCTCAAGAGCAACACGAAGACGACCTCGATTGTGGACGGAAGCGGCGTGCTTCACGACCCTGAAGGCCTCGACATCAACGAACTGAGACGTCTAGCCAAGCGCCGGTTCGAAGGTTTGAAAACGAGCGCCATGCTCTACGACGAAAAACTCCTCAGCCCCATGGGGTTCAAGGTGTCCCAGGACGCCCGCGATGTCGT ACTCCCTGACGGCACGGCGGTCGCCTCGGGCTTTGAGTTCCGCGGGAGGTTTCACCTGGATCCGCGGGGGTCAGCAGACCTCTTCAACCCCTGCGGAGGCAGGCCTGCGTCGGTCACGCCTTTCAACGTCGACAAAATGtgcgacgagaaaggcaaacCCCGCTTCAAATTCATCGTTGAGGGTGCGAATGTGTTCATCACGGACGAGGCGCGGCGCATGCTCGAGGAGCGCGGCGTCATTCTCTTCAAGGACG CGTCCACGAACAAGGGCGGCGTGACGTCGAGTTCCCACGAGGTCTTGGCTGCCTTGGCGATGACGGACGAGGAATTTGCGAAGCACATGCAAGTGACTGACGCGAACAACCCGCCCGCGTTTTATCAACTCTACGTGAAGCAGGTGATGGACCGTATTCGCGAGAACGCCCGCCTGGAGTTCAACGCGCTCTGGGAAGAGAGTCTGCGCACCGGAAAGCCGAGATGCGACCTCACCGACGTGCTTTCTGCAAAGATCCTCAGGCTGAACCAGGACATCCACAAGAGCGATTCACTCTGGCAAGACGAT GACTTGGTGAGTCGCGTGCTGCTGAAGGCGCTACCGGACGTTCTTGTTCCTGGCCTGATGAGCATCGAGACGCTGCGTCAGCG ggTTCCGGAGTCGTATCTGCAAGCGATTTTCCAGTGCTTCCTGGCGTCGCGCTTCTACTACTCCCAGCAGTTCACCGATGATCTCTCCAcctttgctttcttcgaCTATGTTCGCCATCTGAAGAACCAGCCTCTGCCTGAGAGCGtgacagcgaagagacaagacaaCTGA